Genomic DNA from Theobroma cacao cultivar B97-61/B2 chromosome 3, Criollo_cocoa_genome_V2, whole genome shotgun sequence:
GGCATCTAAAATATCTTCccaaacataagcaaaagcCAATAAGGTTAGTCATTGTAGATTACCAGAGTTTGGATATTTCGAAAGAACTTCTGATTCAGCTTTCCTCTTTCCTGTGAAGTATCCAGATGATAGTAAAAATGATGGTAGGTTGTAATCATGTACTGAGATTAAGATAAACTTGGGAATCCCTGCAAGGAAAAGAGACGACATTACAGAGGATATACTCCCTGCCAAAATCCTTTAGCAAGAATTTAACTTAAGGATTTAAATGACTATAAGTTGATCATTAATAATCCTTACCAAAATCCTTTGCAGCATTTACAGCTGTGACATTAGCCTCGCCATTAATTCTTTTCATCTGTTCCTCACTGCCAAAACCTCCCAGAGTCGACACCACAGCTGTAGCCCCAACAAGTACTTCATCCCAGTTTGCATAGAAAACATCTCCTGTGTAACAACAAGATAATTTGTTAAATTGCATTCACAGACAAATGAGGATAAGTGAACTAAGACTAAGATAACCGAACAGCAAAGAAAGACTTTACATAAACCAAAATCTAACATCCTGTGGAGTGGCAATAGTCTACTCAAAGGGTAATAGGACCAATGCACAACCTATGCAACAACAATGGAGACATATAGCTCTCTCTTTTCAGTTGAAGGATGAAACATTTCGAGAGATGTTACATCTTGAACTTCTAAACAAGAACATCGCTAACTGGTTACCAACTATCACGCCATCCTTGATATATTAGCTATCCATtgcaaaaggaagaaaagttcTAAAAGCAAATTCAGAACCTGGCATTCAATGTTATGGCAAATTCTAAGTCTACAAGCAAGAGAGTTTCTGCACTCTATTGTTGTGAGACTATCTGCATAACAGAACTTTAATAAAAATGGATCTATTCAAAGGAGAACAAAACATGCCTGATATCCAATTAACCTGATTCACCCATGAACCTGGGTAAGTAGGGCGCCCTGACCTGAAAGAAATAATCAAAAAGTTCAAGTTTCTAAACAAATTATTAAGCTCTCAATCACTCACAAAAAAGGCAACATAAGCAAGTCAAATCAGCTGGACAACTTTCAGACCTGCTTAGGCTTATAACCTCTATGCCCTTGGATACCGCAGCCTTGCATATCGCAGAACCAACAAAACCACTGCCTCCTAAGACAACAACCTACAAAGGAAACCATGTTGGTGAGCAATCGGTGCTTATTAACAACCCAAACACGCAGAGTTCAAACGATAATACCTTTTCGCTCTTGACATCAGCCACGACATCTATGGTAGGGGATCTTGAGTCATCTTTGATTCCTGCTTCTGCATATCTACATTTCACACCAAACTTGCACAAGCTGCAATCATATTGAACACAGAGAAAAACCCAATGTCACACTGTTGAATTCGACTTCCAAGTAACTAAGAAAGTGGACAAAAGATTTCAATTTCcaccccaaaaaaaaagaaacattcCTCATTTGACAAGCCGAAACAAggcaaaaattgaaaaacagaTGTAAAAGCTTCGACATGCATAAATTCagattgaaaaaagaaaattacatgAATAATTATCCTTTTTATTGGGGAAAAAAAGACTACACATAAATagaaatttatcaattttagtgtttaggaagaaaaaaaataattgtgtggaagagaaaggaaaggacCGGTTCTGAGGAAGTGAGTTGGGGCGAGTTGGAAAGGAAG
This window encodes:
- the LOC18606820 gene encoding uncharacterized protein At1g32220, chloroplastic, with the translated sequence MTSFRAFLAVTAPLSSLTTASFPTRPNSLPQNRLCKFGVKCRYAEAGIKDDSRSPTIDVVADVKSEKVVVLGGSGFVGSAICKAAVSKGIEVISLSRSGRPTYPGSWVNQVNWISGDVFYANWDEVLVGATAVVSTLGGFGSEEQMKRINGEANVTAVNAAKDFGIPKFILISVHDYNLPSFLLSSGYFTGKRKAESEVLSKYPNSGVVLRPAFIYGKRRVDGFELPLDLVGEPLERILSATENLTKPLSSLPASDLLLAPPVSVDDVAYAVINAVKDDDFFGIFTIEQIKEAAAKVKA